DNA from Papio anubis isolate 15944 chromosome 1, Panubis1.0, whole genome shotgun sequence:
CAAGCACAAAAAGCACATGCCTTACATCATTTAAACGCCCAAACCTTAAGACTTATGTTTAAACTTACTAGAGAACAAGCTCGACAAATAGTTAAACAATGCGCCAACTGCATAACGTATTTACCTGTTCCTCATTTAAGAGTTAACCCCCGAGGACTCATCCCCAAcgaaatttggcaaatggacATTACTCACCACTTAGAATTCGGTCAactaaaatatatccatgtatgcATAGACACCTATAGTGGATTCATTATTGCAACTCTCCAAACAGGAGAGGCCACCAAACATGTCATAGCTCATTTATTacattgcttttctattttaggaatacccaaacaaatcaaaacagataaTGGCCCTGGTTATATAGCCAAAACCTTTTTACAATTCTGCAATACCTTACAAATTAAACATACCACAGGCATTCCCTACAATCCCCAAGGACAAGGTATAGTAGAAAGAGCTCATCTGTCATTAAAAACtgttatcacaaaattaaaaggggggagCTGGTACCCCGTGAAGGGTACCCCCAGAAACATACTCAATCATGCCctgtttatccttaattttttaaatttggacagTCATGGAAAATCTGCTGCCGACCGTTTCTGGCatcctgaatctcaaaaacagttcgcaatggtaaaatggaaagatccacttgataattcatggcatggccccgatccagttttaatttggggaagaggctcaGTATGCATCTTCTCAcaaaaaaatgatgcagccagatggctgcctgaaagattggtaagacaaataaatcataaccatTGTCAGTCCAGGGAAGATAAATCTCCctgagaagtttcttcctttttgtttttcagaaaacgAAGCCTAAAATGAGATTCCTTTGGAAAACAATCACTCTATATAGCATAGTGACAGTCTATGCAGGTTTTGGTGACCCTCGTAAAGCAAGAGGATTACTACGAAAACAATACGGCCAGCCTTGTGACTGCAGAGGGGGACAAATATCTGAATCTCCGTCAGACAGAATCACCCAGGTGACTTGCTCGGGCAAGACAGCGTACTTAATGCCAGACCAGTCGTGGAAATGTAAGTCTACCCCAAGAGACACCTCGCCTAGCGGGCCGCTCCTAGAATGCCCTTGTAGCTCTTTCCAATCTTCTATACATAGTTCCTGTTATACCTCCTATCAACAATGCAAATCAGGCAATAAGACATACTATACGGCCacgttactaaaaacacaaactggagGTACCAATGACGTACAAGTATTAGGATCCACTAATAAACTTGTACAATCTTCTTGTAACGGCCAAAAAGGAAAGCCTGTTTGTTGGAGCACTACCGCTCCCATTCACATTTCTGATGGAGGAGGCCCATTAGATATTGCAAGAATTAAAAccgtccaaaaaaaaattagaaaagattcaTAAAGCTCTATATCCTGAACTTCAATATCACCCCTTAGCCCTGCCTGAGATTAGAGATAATTTTAGGCTCGATGCTCAAACTTTTGATATCCTCAATGCTACTTACAATTTACTTCAAATGTCCAATACAAGCCTAGCCCACGATTGTTGGCTTTGTCTTAAAATGGGCCCCCCTATTCCTCTAGCTATACCTAACCTTTTGTCGTCCTATGTCAATTACTCAAATGAATCCTTGGTAAATAATTCCTGTCCTATTATTTCTCCCCTCTTAGTTCAACCAATGACGTTTTCTAATTCCTCTTGCCTCTTTTCACCGTCATATAATAGCACTAAAGAAATTGATCTAGGCTATGTTGTGTTTGACAACTGTACCTCCATAATCAATGCCACTAACCCTTTGTGTGCTGTAAATGGCTCGGTTTTCGTCTGTGGAAACAACATGGCATATACTTATCTACCTACAAATTGGACAGGGCTTTGTGTTCTGGCCACTCTTCTCCCCGACATTGATATCATCCCTGGAGATGAACCTATCCCCATCCCTGCCAtcgaacattttatttatagaccGAAACGAGCCATACAATTTATTCCCTTATTGGCTGGACTAGGAATCACCACTGCATTTACTACAGGAGCCACAGGCCTAGGGGTCTCACTAACCCAATATACTAAACTATCCAACCAATTAATTTCAGATATACAGACCTTATCCAGTACTATACAAGATTTACAAGACCAAGTAGACTCATTAGCTGAAGTAGTTCTCCAGAATAGAAGAGGTCTAGATTTATTAAGAGCAGAACAGGGAGGGATCTGTttggctttacaggaaaagtgctgtttttacGCCAACAAATCCGGAATCGTCAGAGATAAGATAAAGACTTtacaagaagaactagaaaagcgcAGAAAGGGCCTGGCTGCCAATCCATTGTGGACGGGACTCGATGGACTCCTCCCCTATCTCCTGCCATTTCTTGGTCCTTTACTTACTCTTCTACTCTTCCTCACTCTCGGGCCTATAATCCTTAATAAGCTTATGGCATTCGTCAGACAACAAATCGAGGCCTTCCAGGCCAAACCTATACAGGTCCATTATCATCGCCTTGAGATGACTGAAAATGGTGAGTCTTATTTGCCTCAATAAGACCACCTCCCCTGTGTGCTGAACTGGACAGTCAATGACGGGTAAGAGGACACTATCCCCACCGGAGCCTAAGACAGGAGGGCcgcccttgctgctgccttatcCCATGACGGGCCTAGAAGGTGGGGATGAGTTGACCCAACCTAAGACGGGCGCAGTTCCCGAGGGGTCATtttcttatcataaaataataaaaagggggacctgtccggagctgcgcgccccggccatagcaaataataactgACGATTAAAAAACGCCTGAGCTCTATTCATTTCCACCCCatgcctcctccctagatttaccTTTTCCCTGTATTAAATACCTCAcacaagatggcgctc
Protein-coding regions in this window:
- the LOC116273781 gene encoding syncytin-2-like, which codes for MSNTSLAHDCWLCLKMGPPIPLAIPNLLSSYVNYSNESLVNNSCPIISPLLVQPMTFSNSSCLFSPSYNSTKEIDLGYVVFDNCTSIINATNPLCAVNGSVFVCGNNMAYTYLPTNWTGLCVLATLLPDIDIIPGDEPIPIPAIEHFIYRPKRAIQFIPLLAGLGITTAFTTGATGLGVSLTQYTKLSNQLISDIQTLSSTIQDLQDQVDSLAEVVLQNRRGLDLLRAEQGGICLALQEKCCFYANKSGIVRDKIKTLQEELEKRRKGLAANPLWTGLDGLLPYLLPFLGPLLTLLLFLTLGPIILNKLMAFVRQQIEAFQAKPIQVHYHRLEMTENGESYLPQ